In a genomic window of Desulfurellaceae bacterium:
- the purQ gene encoding phosphoribosylformylglycinamidine synthase subunit PurQ, with amino-acid sequence MKWGVVTFPGSNDDRDAVYCLETVLDQPVVRLWHKDAELHGVDAIVLPGGFSYGDYLRCGALARFSPVMQSVIAFAEAGGPVLGMCNGFQILCESGLLPGALVRNQSLLFINDWVWVRVDNARTAFTSTCRAGQTLRLPIKHGEGCYVADAPTLQALEDNGQVVFRYATREGALEADVNPNGSLNNIAGVTNPRGNVVGLMPHPEHAVEALLGGEDGRRLFVGVWEEGRG; translated from the coding sequence ATGAAGTGGGGGGTGGTCACCTTTCCCGGCTCAAACGACGACCGCGACGCGGTCTACTGCCTGGAGACGGTCCTCGACCAACCGGTCGTCCGGCTGTGGCACAAGGACGCCGAGCTGCACGGCGTGGACGCGATTGTCCTGCCCGGCGGCTTCTCCTACGGCGATTATCTGCGCTGCGGCGCCCTGGCCCGCTTTTCCCCGGTCATGCAGAGTGTTATCGCCTTTGCCGAGGCGGGCGGGCCGGTGCTGGGCATGTGTAACGGCTTTCAGATTCTGTGTGAGTCGGGTCTGCTGCCCGGCGCCCTGGTCCGCAACCAGTCGCTGCTGTTCATCAACGACTGGGTCTGGGTGCGGGTGGACAATGCCCGCACCGCGTTCACCTCCACGTGTCGGGCCGGCCAGACCCTGCGCCTGCCGATCAAGCACGGCGAGGGCTGCTATGTTGCCGACGCGCCCACCCTGCAAGCGCTCGAAGACAACGGCCAGGTCGTGTTTCGCTACGCCACCCGGGAGGGCGCGCTTGAGGCCGACGTCAACCCCAACGGCTCGCTCAACAATATCGCCGGGGTCACCAACCCGCGGGGCAATGTCGTCGGCCTGATGCCCCATCCCGAGCACGCCGTTGAGGCGCTGCTGGGCGGAGAGGACGGGCGCCGGCTGTTCGTCGGCGTGTGGGAGGAGGGGCGGGGCTGA
- the purS gene encoding phosphoribosylformylglycinamidine synthase subunit PurS — MLLAKVYVTPKKAILDPQGKAVAASLHALDYTEVSDVRMGKYLEIRLHGLASDQARQRVEEMCQRLLANQIIEDFRFELVEQSER; from the coding sequence ATGCTGTTGGCAAAAGTCTACGTGACCCCCAAAAAAGCCATTCTCGACCCCCAGGGTAAAGCCGTGGCAGCCTCGCTGCACGCCCTCGACTACACCGAAGTCAGCGACGTGCGGATGGGCAAATACCTGGAGATTCGCCTCCACGGCCTAGCCTCGGACCAGGCCCGGCAGCGGGTTGAGGAGATGTGTCAGCGGCTGTTGGCCAACCAGATCATCGAGGATTTTCGCTTTGAGTTGGTTGAGCAAAGTGAACGATGA
- a CDS encoding adenylosuccinate lyase, with translation MIERYTRPIMGQIWSEENKFAKWLEVELLACEALAEHGQIPRAAAEELRRRAVLNLPRMREIEAEVKHDVVAFVSSVAEPLGEAGRYLHLGLTSSDVIDTAFAVQLCEATDLLLADVEALLAILKRLAREHAQTLTIGRTHGVHAEPITFGLKAAHWYAEMQRGQTRLSQARQDIAHGKISGAVGTFANIDPEIEAFVCRRLGLQPEPISTQIVPRDRHAAFFSTLALIGSSLERIAT, from the coding sequence ATGATTGAACGCTATACCCGCCCGATCATGGGTCAGATTTGGTCGGAAGAGAACAAATTCGCCAAGTGGCTGGAGGTCGAGCTGCTGGCCTGTGAGGCGCTGGCCGAACACGGCCAGATTCCGCGCGCCGCAGCTGAAGAACTCCGCCGGCGGGCGGTCCTGAACCTGCCCCGCATGCGGGAGATTGAGGCCGAGGTCAAGCACGATGTGGTCGCTTTTGTATCGTCCGTGGCCGAGCCGCTGGGTGAGGCCGGGCGCTACCTGCACCTGGGCCTGACCTCGTCGGACGTCATCGACACCGCGTTTGCCGTCCAGCTGTGCGAGGCGACCGACCTCCTGCTGGCCGATGTCGAGGCCCTGTTGGCGATCCTCAAACGTCTGGCCCGCGAGCACGCCCAGACCCTGACGATCGGCCGCACCCACGGCGTCCATGCCGAGCCGATCACCTTCGGCCTCAAAGCCGCCCACTGGTATGCTGAGATGCAGCGCGGCCAGACCCGTCTGAGCCAAGCTCGCCAGGACATTGCCCACGGTAAAATCTCGGGCGCGGTCGGCACATTTGCCAATATCGACCCGGAGATCGAAGCCTTTGTGTGCCGCCGGCTCGGACTCCAGCCCGAGCCGATCTCGACCCAGATCGTGCCCCGCGACCGTCACGCAGCCTTCTTCTCGACCCTGGCCCTGATTGGCAGCTCGCTGGAACGGATTGCGAC
- the lpxA gene encoding acyl-ACP--UDP-N-acetylglucosamine O-acyltransferase has translation MPIHPSAVVDPRADIHPQAHIGPYVVIDGPVRVGAGTRVLAHAVLCGRTDIGEENVIHMGAVIGHEPQDLSYAGQQTFLKIGHRNIFREHSQVHRGTAEGSTTLIGDDNYLMQNAHVAHNCRIGNRTIIAGGALLAGYVQVADRAFVSGNCVVHQFVRIGTLALLRGLSRTSRDVPPFCIMDGTHTVKGLNRVGLRRAGFSPERIRALHAVFGRLFRKKINLKRETEALRQEPCTPDVLALLDFIQQSERGVCFGPRQGQRNGLAGD, from the coding sequence ATGCCGATACATCCCAGCGCGGTCGTCGATCCTCGGGCAGACATTCATCCCCAGGCTCACATCGGGCCGTATGTGGTGATTGACGGGCCGGTTCGTGTGGGAGCCGGAACCCGGGTCCTGGCCCATGCCGTTCTGTGCGGCCGGACCGACATTGGCGAGGAGAATGTGATTCACATGGGCGCGGTCATCGGCCACGAGCCGCAGGACCTGTCCTACGCCGGCCAGCAGACCTTTCTCAAGATCGGCCACCGGAATATCTTCCGCGAGCACAGTCAGGTCCATCGGGGCACGGCCGAGGGTAGCACCACCCTCATCGGGGACGACAACTATCTGATGCAGAACGCCCACGTCGCCCATAACTGCCGGATCGGCAACCGGACGATCATTGCCGGGGGTGCTCTGCTGGCCGGCTATGTGCAGGTCGCGGACCGTGCCTTCGTGTCCGGCAACTGCGTGGTCCATCAGTTTGTGCGGATCGGCACCTTGGCCCTGCTGCGCGGCTTGTCGCGGACCAGCCGCGACGTGCCGCCCTTCTGCATTATGGACGGCACCCACACGGTCAAAGGTCTCAATCGGGTGGGCCTACGGCGGGCAGGTTTCAGCCCGGAACGGATCCGGGCCCTGCACGCCGTGTTTGGCCGTCTGTTTCGGAAAAAAATCAACCTCAAACGAGAGACTGAGGCGCTGCGTCAAGAGCCCTGCACGCCCGACGTACTGGCCTTGCTCGACTTTATTCAGCAGTCCGAACGGGGGGTGTGTTTTGGTCCGCGCCAGGGGCAACGGAACGGGTTGGCTGGGGACTGA
- a CDS encoding DNA gyrase inhibitor YacG, whose translation MPHSPTCPTCRQAVAWQGNPFRPFCSDRCRTLDLGAWAGEAYRIPGEPGEPEVEPGEPAERRTPDKPH comes from the coding sequence ATGCCCCACAGCCCGACCTGTCCGACCTGCCGCCAAGCCGTTGCCTGGCAGGGCAATCCCTTTCGGCCCTTCTGCTCGGACCGCTGCCGGACGCTTGATCTCGGCGCCTGGGCCGGCGAAGCTTATCGCATACCGGGCGAGCCGGGCGAGCCTGAGGTCGAACCCGGTGAGCCTGCCGAACGCCGAACGCCCGACAAGCCCCACTAG
- a CDS encoding type II secretion system F family protein has protein sequence MPQFHYRAATSQGKIVEGVMDAGAEQLVVARLHDQGYLPLNIDLPDHRTAAKTEGRRLSLPTLPGQGRVRQRDVLLVTQELAALLSAGLPLDRALSVLGGLTSRAELRGAVEQILRDVQQGKSLAESLAAYPRIFPPLYVNMVKAGELGGFLNTVLERLAEHLERAQEVQDEVKSALAYPSILVLVGGAAIVLMFTFVLPKFAVLFEDMGEALPLATRFLLALSHGLRDYWWGLVFVLTGAGVGLWRYLATPQGRLAWDGWSLRVAVIGQLLQKREVGRFARTLSTLLKNGVPLLQAMELVEEVVGNQLIRRTLTEVRSGVREGEGIAGPLGQSGVFPSLALQMVSVGEETGRLDDMLMQVAEYYERDTQNQLRRLTSLVEPVLLLTMGLIVGFVVIAMLLGLFSVNNMAF, from the coding sequence ATGCCACAGTTTCACTATCGGGCGGCAACCTCCCAGGGAAAAATTGTTGAGGGCGTGATGGATGCCGGCGCAGAGCAGCTGGTCGTCGCCCGCCTGCACGACCAGGGCTATCTGCCCCTGAACATCGATCTGCCCGACCACAGGACGGCGGCCAAGACGGAGGGCCGGCGTCTGAGTCTGCCGACCCTGCCGGGCCAGGGCCGGGTGCGCCAGCGGGACGTGTTGCTGGTGACCCAGGAGTTGGCGGCGCTGTTGTCCGCCGGTCTGCCGCTCGACCGCGCGCTGTCTGTCTTGGGCGGTCTGACCAGCCGGGCCGAACTCCGCGGGGCCGTAGAGCAGATCCTGCGTGACGTGCAGCAGGGCAAGTCCCTGGCCGAGTCTCTGGCCGCCTATCCCAGGATTTTTCCGCCGCTGTACGTCAATATGGTCAAAGCCGGCGAACTGGGCGGCTTTCTGAATACGGTCCTGGAACGCCTGGCCGAGCACCTGGAGCGCGCCCAGGAGGTGCAGGACGAGGTAAAATCCGCCCTGGCCTATCCCTCCATTCTGGTGCTGGTCGGCGGCGCGGCGATTGTCCTGATGTTTACCTTCGTCCTACCCAAGTTTGCCGTGCTGTTCGAAGATATGGGTGAGGCCCTGCCGCTTGCCACCCGCTTTTTGCTGGCCCTGAGCCACGGTCTCCGCGACTATTGGTGGGGGCTGGTGTTCGTTCTGACCGGGGCCGGGGTCGGGCTGTGGCGCTATCTGGCCACCCCCCAGGGGCGCCTGGCCTGGGACGGCTGGAGTCTGCGGGTGGCGGTCATCGGCCAGCTGCTGCAGAAGCGCGAAGTCGGACGTTTTGCCCGCACCCTGAGCACCCTGCTCAAGAACGGGGTGCCGCTCTTACAGGCCATGGAACTCGTCGAAGAGGTGGTCGGCAATCAGCTCATCCGGCGCACGCTCACCGAAGTCCGCAGCGGCGTGCGAGAGGGCGAGGGCATTGCCGGCCCGCTCGGCCAGAGCGGCGTCTTTCCGTCTCTGGCCTTGCAGATGGTCAGTGTGGGCGAAGAAACCGGCCGTCTTGACGACATGCTCATGCAGGTGGCCGAGTATTATGAACGCGATACCCAGAATCAGCTGCGCCGCCTGACCTCGCTGGTCGAACCCGTCCTGCTGCTGACGATGGGACTCATTGTCGGCTTTGTGGTCATCGCCATGCTGCTCGGGCTGTTCAGCGTCAACAATATGGCATTCTGA
- the gspG gene encoding type II secretion system major pseudopilin GspG, translated as MQQHHRSLVAAGRAGFTQAGFTLVELLVVMVILGLLVALVAPNYIGRVDSAKRDAARAQIENLGAALDMFRLDVGRYPNSQEGLTALRQRPAGLDRWDGPYLKKDVPKDPWGTQYIYRSPGEREAYDLVSHGADGTAGGSEEGADINSWESS; from the coding sequence ATGCAGCAACACCATCGCTCGTTAGTGGCCGCCGGTCGGGCCGGTTTTACCCAGGCCGGTTTCACCCTGGTCGAACTCCTGGTCGTGATGGTCATTCTCGGACTTCTGGTCGCCCTGGTCGCGCCCAACTATATCGGGCGGGTGGATTCGGCCAAAAGAGACGCCGCCCGGGCCCAGATCGAGAACCTGGGCGCCGCCCTGGACATGTTCCGTCTCGATGTCGGCCGCTATCCCAACTCGCAGGAAGGGTTGACCGCGCTGCGCCAGCGTCCGGCCGGTCTGGACCGCTGGGACGGGCCCTACCTCAAGAAAGACGTGCCCAAAGATCCCTGGGGGACGCAGTACATCTATCGCAGCCCGGGCGAACGTGAGGCCTACGATCTGGTGTCCCACGGGGCGGACGGTACAGCCGGGGGAAGCGAGGAGGGCGCGGACATCAACAGTTGGGAGAGCAGTTGA
- the pilM gene encoding pilus assembly protein PilM has protein sequence MDVSASFQQLAKIDYLDGLGIGIGPREISLVYMAKRFWRVNVSHARTVPLPESGRERLAACEQALREFLSETDISPNQVVLCLPRHMASVSRLTVPEAARASLDNAIGYEVERLFPFPKDELYYDYLTHPVGGEEGRIGVTLFCLRRSEVEDLLSVLSALALQPHMVTISSCAQMSALLPCLPTVADACVIIGPEGDKLELSFIGGKHLIASHLFSAHDTSEAEALDDFLAQAIGRNLPGASIDDTPIVAWGTNGRLPVTLHIDHDLGALAGTRFGLPPESDLSPAGLPALGAAVQAVGEVTSGVNVLPSASRAPREKRLSASSLVLASLVLLLGLAWALGVVVQNRRALSALTQQIETFTPEVDQVLADQSEADLLAGRLTVLSTEMDKRLLPLLRRLSDTIPNDMYLTGFQYREGRVELSGMAKTRPASELVAALNRLECLKNVAPKAPFTTTAQGETFTLGAEVVHPCAS, from the coding sequence GTGGATGTAAGCGCTTCATTTCAGCAGCTGGCCAAGATTGACTATCTGGACGGGCTGGGGATTGGCATCGGTCCCCGCGAGATCAGCCTGGTGTATATGGCCAAGCGCTTCTGGCGGGTGAACGTGAGCCATGCGCGAACGGTCCCCCTGCCTGAATCCGGTCGGGAACGTCTGGCGGCTTGCGAACAGGCGCTGCGGGAGTTTCTGAGTGAGACGGACATCAGCCCGAATCAAGTCGTCCTGTGTCTGCCCAGACACATGGCCAGCGTCAGCCGCCTGACCGTACCCGAGGCCGCCCGGGCTTCCCTGGACAACGCCATCGGCTATGAGGTCGAGCGGCTCTTCCCCTTTCCCAAGGACGAACTCTACTACGACTATCTCACCCATCCGGTCGGCGGCGAAGAGGGACGCATCGGCGTGACCCTGTTCTGCCTGCGCCGCAGCGAGGTCGAAGACCTGCTGAGCGTGCTCTCGGCGCTCGCCCTGCAGCCCCATATGGTCACCATCAGCAGCTGTGCCCAAATGAGCGCCCTGCTGCCGTGCCTGCCGACGGTCGCCGACGCGTGTGTGATCATCGGACCGGAGGGCGATAAGCTGGAACTGAGCTTCATCGGGGGCAAACACCTGATCGCCAGCCACCTGTTTTCCGCCCATGACACGTCCGAAGCCGAGGCGCTCGACGACTTCCTGGCCCAGGCCATCGGCCGCAACCTGCCGGGCGCCTCGATTGACGACACCCCGATTGTGGCCTGGGGAACAAACGGTCGGCTGCCGGTCACGCTGCATATCGACCACGACCTCGGCGCGCTGGCCGGCACACGTTTCGGCCTGCCCCCGGAGTCCGACCTGTCCCCGGCCGGGCTGCCGGCTCTCGGAGCTGCGGTCCAGGCGGTCGGAGAGGTCACCAGCGGCGTCAACGTCTTGCCCTCGGCCAGTCGGGCGCCGCGCGAAAAACGGCTGTCGGCCTCAAGCCTGGTGCTGGCGAGTCTTGTCCTGCTCCTCGGTCTGGCCTGGGCGCTGGGAGTCGTGGTCCAGAACCGCCGCGCGCTCAGCGCCCTGACCCAGCAGATCGAAACCTTCACCCCCGAGGTTGACCAAGTGTTGGCCGACCAGTCCGAAGCCGACCTGCTGGCCGGGCGCCTGACGGTCCTCAGCACCGAGATGGACAAACGCCTGCTGCCGCTCCTGCGGCGTCTGTCGGACACCATCCCCAACGATATGTATCTGACCGGCTTTCAGTACCGGGAGGGCCGGGTCGAGCTGAGCGGGATGGCCAAAACCCGGCCCGCATCGGAGCTGGTGGCGGCTCTCAACCGGCTCGAATGCCTGAAAAACGTCGCCCCCAAAGCGCCGTTTACAACAACGGCGCAGGGCGAGACCTTCACCCTGGGCGCCGAGGTGGTCCACCCGTGCGCCAGCTGA